One window of Robiginitalea biformata HTCC2501 genomic DNA carries:
- a CDS encoding DUF4197 domain-containing protein — MIKKTLLSLILIASVSCGELQQVIDQLPDGEGISEAEIGQGLRQALNQGIENQVTRLARENGFYGNEAVRILLPEQLQKVDRTLRSIGLGNLADEGLLLLNRAAEDAVGRATPIFVDAVSGISFADARQILLGDDDAATRYLEGRTATSLYNSFNPVIRESFERVGADRVWEQLITRYNNIPLVDRVNPDLSDYVTQQALEGVFLMIEQEESEIRSSISSRTTVLMKRVFALQDGFGTGQ; from the coding sequence ATGATAAAAAAAACGCTGCTTTCCCTAATCCTGATTGCGTCGGTTTCCTGCGGGGAACTCCAGCAGGTCATCGACCAGTTGCCGGACGGGGAGGGGATTTCCGAGGCCGAAATAGGCCAGGGCCTGCGGCAGGCCCTGAACCAGGGAATTGAGAACCAGGTTACCCGCCTGGCCCGGGAAAACGGGTTTTACGGGAATGAGGCGGTCCGCATCCTCCTGCCGGAACAACTGCAGAAGGTAGACCGGACCCTGCGCAGCATCGGCCTGGGGAACCTGGCGGACGAGGGCCTCTTACTGCTCAACCGGGCCGCGGAGGATGCCGTAGGACGGGCCACCCCCATTTTTGTGGATGCCGTTTCCGGGATATCCTTTGCGGATGCCCGGCAAATCCTCCTGGGCGATGATGACGCAGCCACCCGATACCTCGAGGGGCGGACGGCAACCTCCCTGTATAATTCCTTTAACCCGGTGATCCGCGAATCGTTTGAGCGGGTAGGTGCCGACAGGGTCTGGGAACAGCTGATAACCCGCTACAACAACATCCCCCTGGTAGACCGCGTCAATCCCGACCTGTCCGATTATGTAACACAGCAGGCCCTTGAAGGCGTGTTCCTGATGATCGAGCAAGAAGAATCCGAGATCCGGTCCAGCATCTCCTCCAGGACCACGGTCCTGATGAAAAGGGTATTTGCCCTGCAGGACGGTTTCGGTACCGGGCAATAG
- a CDS encoding SusC/RagA family TonB-linked outer membrane protein, which yields MKYKNHLCCLAALLTLFQLQAQDQKTISGTITDQDNIPLPGVNILVDGTDRGTQSDFDGNYQIAAAEGDVLVFSYLGQQTVRRTVGASGVMNVTMQEDAQALEEVVVIGYGNQEERKIIQNVGIVKEEAIENLQVTSADQLLQGQSAGTQIVNSSGVLGSASVIRVRGVNSINSGSQPLIVIDGVPITDTETNTLQRGGNTGVNPLSYVNPNDIASLTVLKDAGATSIYGSRGANGVILITTKKGRKNQQATVTLDISTQYTRATDVPEILSADEFRRFKSEVASIQQGTEVTPEDLGLGAIGSGGTDWLAGVQRTGISQRYNLGIRGGTENTTYFIGLDFQDAEGFIIGNDQQRAGARINLETEVSEWLTAGMNLGITNNRLNRVGVENNTFAPFTTAFLQSPVVEAYDSEGNFAQSGSFIPNIFAIVALDTDELKTFRTIGNFYAEITPFRNLTYRAEFGVDKLELEEFLRSAEFNTPGGVAQQINVAEDRWLTNQTLTYANTFGESHNLTALVGLNYEETLNTRTNVSATGFLSDDLRNLGSGSTPTVLNGDRNPNRLYGLFSRVSYDYAGKYLVEGSIRRDGSSRFGANNRYGYFWSAAAGWVLSSENFMEDATWLDYLSLRASIGTVGNDRLGSFPSLGLFNAGAIADYNGESGVIPNQPENPDLKWEESETIDVGFKSALFGGRLNLNVSYFKKTTSDLLLNQVLPPQTGFATISRNIGEMENSGWEFELSTVNVRTEDFEWRTNLNLATIDNQVLRLNEDAATDPQGRRIIDGPIQRAIEGESLNNFYLIRYVGVNPQTGDAEWLDADGNITTTPGTDDRVVTGSPLPDFSGGITNTFRFFDFDLSVLMNYSYGNDIVIDGLRFADGNDAIGGIVNIRRQNLNFWREPGDNAYLPSPTSPTFNLFNQRSSQQQLDGSYLRLKNITLGYNLPQRALDQIGNIFSGVRFYFTGTNLFTIKGDELEGIDPEVTDDIDPLFQGESFFTAPQSKSYLFGARLQF from the coding sequence ATGAAATACAAGAACCATTTGTGTTGCCTGGCGGCCCTTCTGACCCTTTTCCAGCTGCAGGCACAAGACCAGAAAACAATCAGCGGTACCATTACGGACCAGGACAACATCCCCCTCCCGGGGGTCAACATCCTGGTGGACGGCACGGACCGGGGTACCCAATCGGACTTTGACGGGAATTACCAGATCGCCGCAGCGGAAGGCGACGTATTGGTATTTTCCTACCTGGGTCAGCAGACCGTCCGCCGCACGGTTGGCGCATCCGGCGTCATGAATGTGACCATGCAGGAGGACGCCCAGGCCCTGGAGGAGGTAGTCGTAATCGGTTACGGAAACCAGGAAGAGCGGAAAATTATCCAGAATGTCGGCATTGTCAAGGAAGAAGCCATCGAGAACCTGCAGGTCACCTCGGCCGACCAGCTGTTGCAGGGGCAATCGGCGGGTACGCAGATCGTCAACTCCTCCGGGGTGCTCGGGTCGGCCTCGGTCATCCGCGTGCGTGGGGTCAATTCCATTAACTCGGGGAGCCAGCCGCTCATTGTGATCGACGGGGTACCCATTACAGACACCGAGACCAACACGCTGCAGCGCGGCGGGAATACGGGCGTTAACCCGCTTTCTTACGTAAACCCGAATGACATCGCCTCCCTGACCGTCCTGAAGGATGCCGGGGCAACCTCTATCTACGGGTCGCGGGGTGCAAATGGCGTCATCCTGATTACCACCAAGAAGGGCCGCAAAAACCAGCAGGCAACCGTTACCCTGGATATCAGCACGCAATACACCCGGGCTACAGACGTGCCGGAAATCCTCTCGGCCGACGAATTCCGCCGGTTTAAATCGGAGGTGGCCAGCATCCAGCAGGGCACTGAGGTAACACCGGAGGATTTGGGCCTCGGGGCCATCGGGTCCGGGGGCACGGACTGGCTCGCCGGGGTACAGCGGACCGGCATTTCCCAGCGGTACAACCTGGGCATCCGGGGCGGCACGGAAAACACCACTTATTTTATCGGCCTGGATTTCCAGGATGCCGAGGGGTTTATCATCGGGAACGACCAGCAGCGGGCTGGTGCCCGGATCAACCTGGAAACCGAGGTATCCGAGTGGCTGACTGCCGGGATGAACCTCGGGATTACGAATAACCGGCTGAACCGGGTTGGGGTTGAGAACAACACCTTCGCCCCCTTTACCACGGCTTTCCTGCAAAGCCCGGTGGTGGAGGCCTATGACAGCGAGGGGAATTTTGCCCAGTCCGGGTCCTTCATACCGAACATCTTCGCGATTGTGGCATTGGATACGGACGAGCTGAAAACCTTCCGGACCATTGGGAATTTTTATGCGGAAATCACCCCCTTCAGGAACCTGACCTACCGGGCGGAATTCGGAGTCGACAAACTGGAACTGGAAGAATTCCTCCGCAGCGCGGAATTCAATACACCCGGGGGCGTGGCCCAGCAGATTAATGTGGCCGAAGACCGCTGGCTCACCAACCAGACGCTGACCTATGCGAATACCTTCGGGGAATCGCACAACCTCACCGCACTGGTGGGCCTCAATTACGAGGAAACCCTGAACACGCGGACGAATGTTTCAGCCACCGGGTTCCTCTCGGACGACCTGCGCAACCTCGGGTCCGGATCTACCCCCACCGTCCTGAACGGGGACCGGAACCCAAACCGCCTTTACGGGCTCTTTTCGCGCGTCTCCTATGACTACGCCGGAAAATACCTGGTGGAAGGTTCCATCCGCCGGGACGGGTCCTCCCGATTCGGGGCAAACAACCGGTACGGGTATTTCTGGTCGGCCGCTGCCGGCTGGGTCCTTTCCTCAGAAAACTTCATGGAAGACGCCACCTGGCTCGACTACCTCTCCCTCCGGGCCAGTATCGGTACGGTGGGGAACGACCGGCTGGGCTCCTTCCCGTCGCTGGGCCTCTTCAACGCCGGGGCCATCGCCGACTACAACGGCGAGTCCGGAGTCATCCCGAACCAACCCGAAAACCCGGACCTGAAATGGGAGGAGAGCGAGACCATCGACGTCGGTTTTAAATCCGCCCTTTTCGGCGGCCGCCTGAACCTGAATGTGTCCTATTTCAAGAAAACCACCAGCGACCTGCTGTTGAACCAGGTGCTGCCTCCCCAGACCGGGTTTGCCACCATCAGCCGGAATATCGGCGAAATGGAAAACAGCGGGTGGGAATTTGAACTGAGTACGGTCAATGTGCGGACGGAGGATTTTGAATGGCGGACCAACCTGAACCTGGCTACCATCGACAACCAGGTACTCAGGTTGAACGAAGACGCCGCCACCGACCCCCAGGGCCGGCGGATCATCGACGGCCCGATCCAACGCGCCATCGAAGGGGAATCCCTCAACAATTTCTACCTGATTCGCTATGTGGGGGTCAACCCCCAGACGGGGGACGCCGAATGGCTGGACGCCGACGGCAATATCACCACCACCCCGGGCACGGACGACCGGGTGGTAACAGGCAGCCCGCTACCGGACTTCTCGGGCGGTATTACGAATACCTTCCGGTTCTTTGACTTCGACCTGTCTGTACTGATGAACTATTCCTACGGAAACGACATCGTCATCGACGGCCTGCGGTTTGCAGATGGGAACGACGCCATCGGGGGGATTGTAAACATCCGGCGGCAAAACCTGAATTTCTGGCGGGAACCCGGCGACAACGCCTACCTGCCGAGCCCGACAAGCCCGACATTCAACCTGTTCAACCAGCGGTCGTCCCAGCAGCAACTGGACGGCTCCTACCTGCGGCTCAAGAACATTACCCTGGGGTACAACCTGCCGCAACGGGCGCTGGACCAGATCGGAAATATCTTCAGCGGGGTCCGGTTCTACTTCACGGGCACCAACCTGTTCACCATCAAGGGAGACGAACTCGAAGGGATTGACCCGGAGGTGACGGACGATATCGACCCGCTTTTCCAGGGAGAATCCTTCTTTACAGCGCCCCAGTCCAAATCCTATTTGTTCGGCGCAAGACTTCAATTCTAA
- a CDS encoding helix-turn-helix domain-containing protein gives MIILAVCGFQGYPTDPIDLNAYSIPETLFLQQSDTVLSGAEQERTLRETVRFYETALAGNAAADSTRALRHLAFSYAQLEEAGKAAEYLRKYLHSEFRPAVLGSVFFDPVRESPEFRRVQETYTPRLSAWTFIYLYVGLIGFYIAAILFLHRRIDQTARLLVGSFVFIHSVFILHICLVISNYQFEFPHSYLMSTGFSFLYGPLLYMYFKRTTQNYRFRPADLLHLLPTVLLLLLLIPIYNQSGGEKLGLMLDRVRNGINPSDSANLVLIVSAKLGSLMLYGWLIRREFIRKLRREAEPGLKTRWMRNIYRIHVAYIVCYAIYGTLIIYQETPGGLLYHAQVLAMSLMVLYVGYFASLRPQVFSLGLSLDKPIFGKYKKSGLTESLSCELRDKLLILFDRDEIYRENDLNLETLAERMETTRHNASQVINEHFRLSFHELVNKYRIEQAKQLLLTDYQGNLNIIDIAYEVGYNNKVTFNKAFKKDTQLTPSQYQAQRRELHVKEA, from the coding sequence ATGATCATCCTTGCTGTTTGCGGGTTTCAAGGTTATCCTACCGACCCTATCGACTTAAACGCCTATTCGATACCCGAAACGCTATTCCTCCAACAGTCAGACACCGTCTTATCCGGGGCGGAACAGGAACGCACCCTACGGGAAACCGTGCGTTTCTACGAAACGGCCCTTGCCGGCAATGCTGCAGCAGACAGCACCCGGGCGTTGCGGCACCTCGCGTTCAGCTATGCCCAGTTGGAAGAGGCCGGTAAGGCTGCGGAATACCTGCGGAAATACCTCCACAGCGAGTTCCGGCCGGCCGTCCTGGGAAGCGTATTTTTTGACCCGGTTCGGGAAAGTCCCGAGTTTCGGCGGGTACAGGAAACGTATACCCCCCGGCTGAGTGCCTGGACATTTATCTACCTGTACGTGGGGCTGATTGGCTTTTATATCGCCGCCATCCTGTTCCTGCACAGGCGCATCGACCAAACGGCCCGGTTGCTGGTCGGCAGTTTTGTCTTCATTCATTCGGTATTTATCCTGCACATCTGCCTGGTCATATCCAACTACCAATTTGAATTCCCCCACAGCTACCTGATGTCCACAGGGTTTTCCTTCCTGTACGGCCCCCTGCTCTACATGTACTTCAAAAGGACCACCCAGAATTACCGTTTCCGGCCCGCCGACCTGTTGCACCTGCTTCCCACCGTGCTCCTCCTGCTCCTGCTGATCCCCATTTACAACCAGTCCGGCGGCGAGAAACTCGGTCTGATGCTGGATCGGGTCCGCAACGGGATCAACCCCTCAGACTCTGCCAACCTGGTCCTGATCGTATCGGCCAAACTCGGTTCCCTGATGTTATACGGCTGGCTGATCCGGCGGGAATTCATTCGAAAACTCCGGCGGGAGGCCGAACCCGGCCTGAAGACCCGCTGGATGCGCAATATCTACCGGATCCACGTCGCCTATATTGTATGTTATGCCATCTACGGTACACTGATCATTTACCAGGAAACCCCTGGCGGCCTGCTCTACCACGCCCAGGTCCTGGCCATGTCGCTGATGGTGCTCTATGTGGGGTATTTTGCCAGCCTCCGACCCCAGGTATTCAGCCTGGGCCTTTCCCTGGACAAGCCGATCTTCGGCAAATACAAGAAATCCGGGCTCACCGAAAGCCTTTCCTGCGAGCTCCGGGACAAACTCCTGATACTCTTTGACCGGGATGAAATCTATCGAGAAAACGACCTGAACCTGGAGACGCTGGCCGAGCGAATGGAAACCACCCGCCACAATGCTTCGCAGGTAATCAATGAGCACTTCCGGCTGAGTTTCCACGAACTGGTCAACAAATACCGGATTGAACAGGCCAAGCAACTCCTCCTCACCGACTACCAGGGCAACCTGAATATCATCGACATTGCCTACGAGGTGGGCTACAACAACAAGGTCACTTTCAACAAGGCGTTTAAAAAGGATACGCAACTCACGCCCAGCCAGTACCAGGCCCAACGCCGGGAACTCCATGTAAAGGAGGCGTAA